A part of Maniola hyperantus chromosome 14, iAphHyp1.2, whole genome shotgun sequence genomic DNA contains:
- the snf gene encoding U1 small nuclear ribonucleoprotein A isoform X1, with amino-acid sequence MTMDIRPNHTIYINNLNEKIKKEELKKSLYAIFSQFGQILDIVAMKTLKMRGQAFVIFKEISSATVALRSMQGFPFYDKPMRIQYSKVDSDVISKIKGTFQERPKRPKLPKTSEENKKKKNKDANRPVIPGFGQPSLLNNVNVEQPPNQILFLTNLPDETSEMMLSMLFNQFPGFKEVRLVPNRHDIAFVEFANEMQSAAAKEALQGFKITPTHAMKISFAKK; translated from the exons ATGA CTATGGACATCCGCCCCAACCATACGATATACATAAACAATCTCAATGAGAAAATAAAGAAGGAGGAATTGAAGAAATCTTTATATGCAATATTCTCACAGTTTGGTCAAATTCTGGATATTGTAGCTATGAAGACACTGAAAATGCGAGGACAGGCATTTGTTATATTTAAAGAGATATCCAGTGCTACTGTTGCATTAAGGAGTATGCAAGGATTTCCCTTTTATGATAAACCAATG agGATCCAATACTCAAAAGTAGACAGCGATGTGATTTCCAAAATTAAAGGCACATTCCAAGAGAGACCTAAAAGACCAAAACTGCCCAAGACctcagaagaaaataaaaagaagaagaataaagaTGCTAACAGACCAGTCATACCAGGCTTTGGGCAGCCGAGTCTGCTCAATAATGTTAATGTTGAACAGCCGCCTAACCAGATTCTGTTCCTCACTAATCTGCCTGATGAGACCTCTGAAATGATGTTGTCTATGCTTTTCAATCA ATTTCCTGGATTCAAAGAAGTGCGATTGGTACCAAACAGACATGACATCGCTTTTGTCGAGTTTGCCAATGAAATGCAGTCGGCTGCTGCCAAGGAGGCACTACAGGGCTTCAAGATCACTCCTACTCATGCAATGAAGATATCATTCGCGAAAAAGTAA
- the Ilk gene encoding integrin-linked protein kinase, whose translation MEDIFQWCREGNALQVRVWLDDTEHDMNQGDDHGFSPLHWACKEGHIKIVEMLIRRGARINVTNMGDDTPLHLAAAHGHRPIVQLLLQNRVDVNFTNEHGNSPLHYACFWGYSAIAEDLVVAGALVSLANKDGDTPLDKTRGQLVQRLHELAVNQGQDLKKIQFKDQSWLGLKTRSRDATLSRHKGININELALHTRIAVTPSGETWRGRWQKNDIVAKIIAVRECTPRVQRDFNEEFPKLRIFSHPNILPVVGCCVSPPSLVVISQHMSWGSLHALLHGGAGGRVVVDAGAAVRLARDVAAGMQYLHSLQRDRVLPTYHLNSKHIMIDEDLTARINMADAKFSFQERGRVYAPAWMAPEALMKPSAKRNWEAADMWSFAVLLWELATREIPFADLSPMECGMKIALEGLRITIPPGISPHISKLVKICMNEDPGKRPSFEMILPILEKMKR comes from the exons ATGGAAGATATTTTCCAATGGTGTCGCGAAGGAAATGCCTTGCAGGTGCGCGTTTGGCTGGACGATACTGAGCACGACATGAACCAGGG TGATGACCATGGCTTCAGCCCGCTCCACTGGGCATGCAAAGAAGGCCACATCAAGATAGTGGAGATGTTGATCAGAAGAGGCGCCAGGATCAATGTCACCAACATGGGGGATGACACACCTTTACACTTGGCAGCAGCCCATGGGCATAGACCGATTGTTCAGTTG CTTCTTCAAAACAGAGTAGATGTAAACTTCACAAACGAGCATGGCAACTCTCCTTTGCATTATGCTTGCTTCTGGGGCTACAGCGCGATAGCTGAGGACCTGGTGGTTGCTGGAGCACTTGTGTCGCTCGCTAACAAAGACGGTGACACGCCATTGGATAAAACTAGGGGTCAACTAGTTCAGAG ACTCCACGAGCTTGCTGTGAACCAGGGTCAAGATCTAAAAAAGATCCAGTTCAAAGACCAATCCTGGCTGGGCTTGAAGACGAGAAGCCGCGACGCCACGTTGTCCCGTCATAAGGGCATCAATATTAATGAGCTGGCCCTTCACACTAGGATCGCTGTGACTCCTTCAG GTGAGACGTGGCGCGGACGGTGGCAAAAGAATGACATTGTGGCGAAGATAATCGCAGTTCGCGAGTGCACGCCTCGCGTCCAGCGAGACTTCAACGAAGAGTTCCCCAAACTGAGGATATTCTCCCACCCCAATATACTGCCTGTG GTGGGCTGCTGCGTGTCGCCACCGTCGCTGGTGGTGATCTCGCAGCACATGTCGTGGGGCTCGCTGCACGCGCTGCTGcacggcggcgcgggcggccgcGTGGTGGTGGACGCGGGCGCCGCCGTGCGCCTTGCGCGCGACGTGGCGGCTGGCATGCAGTACCTGCACTCGCTGCAACGCGATCGCGTGCTGCCCACATACCACCTCAACAGCAAGCACATCATG ATCGACGAGGATTTGACGGCGCGTATAAACATGGCGGACGCGAAATTTTCGTTCCAAGAGCGTGGTCGCGTGTACGCGCCGGCGTGGATGGCGCCCGAAGCGTTAATGAAGCCCAGCGCCAAGAGGAACTGGGAAGCGGCTGATATGTGGAGCTTCGCCGTTCTACTGTGGGAACTTGCCACTAGAGAG ATACCCTTCGCTGACCTCTCACCAATGGAGTGTGGAATGAAAATAGCACTCGAGGGTCTAAGAATCACGATCCCTCCGGGCATCTCGCCGCACATTTCGAAGCTGGTCAAGATTTGTATGAACGAAGACCCTGGGAAACGACCTTCCTTCGAGATGATCTTGCCTATACTCGAGAAAATGAAACGttga
- the snf gene encoding U1 small nuclear ribonucleoprotein A isoform X2, whose protein sequence is MDIRPNHTIYINNLNEKIKKEELKKSLYAIFSQFGQILDIVAMKTLKMRGQAFVIFKEISSATVALRSMQGFPFYDKPMRIQYSKVDSDVISKIKGTFQERPKRPKLPKTSEENKKKKNKDANRPVIPGFGQPSLLNNVNVEQPPNQILFLTNLPDETSEMMLSMLFNQFPGFKEVRLVPNRHDIAFVEFANEMQSAAAKEALQGFKITPTHAMKISFAKK, encoded by the exons ATGGACATCCGCCCCAACCATACGATATACATAAACAATCTCAATGAGAAAATAAAGAAGGAGGAATTGAAGAAATCTTTATATGCAATATTCTCACAGTTTGGTCAAATTCTGGATATTGTAGCTATGAAGACACTGAAAATGCGAGGACAGGCATTTGTTATATTTAAAGAGATATCCAGTGCTACTGTTGCATTAAGGAGTATGCAAGGATTTCCCTTTTATGATAAACCAATG agGATCCAATACTCAAAAGTAGACAGCGATGTGATTTCCAAAATTAAAGGCACATTCCAAGAGAGACCTAAAAGACCAAAACTGCCCAAGACctcagaagaaaataaaaagaagaagaataaagaTGCTAACAGACCAGTCATACCAGGCTTTGGGCAGCCGAGTCTGCTCAATAATGTTAATGTTGAACAGCCGCCTAACCAGATTCTGTTCCTCACTAATCTGCCTGATGAGACCTCTGAAATGATGTTGTCTATGCTTTTCAATCA ATTTCCTGGATTCAAAGAAGTGCGATTGGTACCAAACAGACATGACATCGCTTTTGTCGAGTTTGCCAATGAAATGCAGTCGGCTGCTGCCAAGGAGGCACTACAGGGCTTCAAGATCACTCCTACTCATGCAATGAAGATATCATTCGCGAAAAAGTAA
- the LOC117988337 gene encoding mini-chromosome maintenance complex-binding protein, which translates to MHDFCNDFDSVTPDIWMLNEAAWNERLIQLPNWQKIPLINSNASHNLPDGSLVRFRGMVQDMHNPEFFFEQFEVFNTVTNEIKNKSGKYTDTAHILENEKINYTENLKSAQRQTIVVVSMPGLNEWAQSIEDEQNHLKHLDQLPNTSKRLNLNSTKLKRSYDECDEDPDAMDVENEGGVNKERRTAEVVENASKVVSREHILNFPLPDVASQSCIVKVYDDNDNLKINDMIEVVGFLSVDPALSGEFQAEKNSLLEPTCETDAEIITHNPPPSLVPRLHAVHVRKLEHCNPLVRGALDQEAILKEANTAREHLLKALKELLLGDELTAEYLICHLIACVYLRQDTFTLGQFCLNISNLPTKKYPNYAKQLYDIIKQFVTKSYYLPLTVENMNTMALLPKKDYECNRLTSGILQLSKHTHLVLDETQMEQGQLDATGVNNISALGNLIKLQKVEYDFKYYKMDFDSDINVLVLSEGKSLLPSDYHIPLRPEESSLEIFDAIVEAATYYLKEEIMNTIRTYLTNLKLTKYSISENLQFVEDDFIEMRSNSDSDNPVTADDLHRLLVLARLVSLSRGHDTLTRDCWEHTKKMEEERLQRLKNRIAPIL; encoded by the exons atGCATGATTTTTGTAATGATTTCGATAGTGTTACACCCGATATATGGATGTTAAATGAAGCCGCATGGAATGAAAGACTTATTCAGTTACCAAACTGGCAGAAG ATTCCTCTAATAAACTCAAATGCTTCACACAACTTGCCCGATGGCTCTTTGGTCCGTTTTCGCGGGATGGTCCAGGACATGCATAACCCAGAATTCTTCTTTGAACAATTTGAAGTATTCAACACAGTTACTAATGAAATAAAGAACAAATCTGGAAAATATACTGATACAGCACATATCTTG GAAAATGAAAAGATAAACTACACAGAAAACCTTAAAAGTGCCCAACGTCAGACCATAGTAGTAGTCTCTATGCCAGGTTTGAACGAGTGGGCGCAGAGTATAGAAGATGAACAGAACCATCTCAAACACTTGGACCAGCTGCCCAATACATCAAAAAGGTTAAACTTGAACTCTACGAAACTAAAGCGGAGTTACGATGAGTGTGATGAAGACCCTGATGCTATGGATGTGGAGAATGAAGGAG GTGTTAACAAAGAAAGAAGGACAGCTGAAGTTGTAGAGAATGCGTCAAAGGTGGTCTCCAGAGAGCATATACTAAACTTCCCACTCCCCGATGTTGCTAGCCAGTCATGTATTGTCAAG GTATATGATGATAACGATAACCTCAAAATCAACGATATGATAGAAGTAGTAGGCTTTCTATCCGTCGACCCGGCGTTATCAGGCGAGTTCCAAGCAGAGAAGAATTCTTTGCTGGAACCCACATGTGAGACTGACGCTGAGATCataacacataaccctcctccCAGCCTGGTGCCTAGGTTACATGCAGTGCATGTGAGGAAGTTGGAACATTGCAACCCATTGGTTAGGGGAGCTCTAGATCAAG AGGCTATACTTAAAGAAGCCAACACAGCAAGAGAGCATCTGCTGAAAGCACTAAAAGAGCTGTTACTGGGAGACGAGTTGACTGCAGAGTATTTAATATGCCACCTCATTGCTTGTGT ATATCTCCGTCAAGATACATTCACCCTAGGCCAGTTCTGCCTGAACATATCCAACCTGCCCACTAAGAAATACCCTAATTATGCTAAACAACTGTATGACATAATAAAACAGTTCGTCACTAAGAGCTACTATCTGCCACTCACTGTGGAGAATATGAACACTATGGCACTTCTACCAAA AAAAGATTATGAGTGCAACCGCCTAACAAGTGGCATTCTACAACTAAGCAAACACACACACCTGGTTCTAGACGAGACACAAATGGAACAAGGCCAGCTAGACGCCACCGGAGTGAACAACATCTCGGCTCTGGGCAATCTCATCAAATTGCAGAAGGTTGAATACGACTTCAAGTATTATAAGATGGATTTTGACTCTGATATAAATGTGCTGGTCTTATCCGAGGGGAAGTCTTTGTTACCG AGTGACTATCACATACCACTGCGGCCGGAGGAGTCGTCATTGGAAATATTCGACGCGATCGTGGAAGCGGCCACTTACTACTTGAAGGAAGAGATCATGAACACCATCAGAACATATCTAACTAACCTGAAGCTCACCAAATACTCTATTAGTGAAAACTTACAG TTTGTAGAAGACGATTTCATAGAAATGCGCAGTAACTCAGACAGCGATAACCCAGTGACTGCAGACGACCTGCACCGACTCTTAGTACTAGCGCGCCTCGTCAGCCTCTCCCGAGGTCACGATACCCTCACCAGAGACTGCTGGGAACACACCAAAAAGATGGAGGAAGAAAGGCTACAGAGGCTAAAAAATAGAATCGCaccaattttgtaa
- the LOC117988348 gene encoding GEL complex subunit OPTI gives MSSKSKSSESSSKTNLNESVLKRALSSNAEWPDKEEFLDVIYWMRQAIGIVLGLCWGLLPLKGFLGLLLFVVVNAAVIYVYVSSFQNVDEEEYGGMWEITKEGFMTSFAGFLVTWIIMFTGLHGTSGL, from the exons aTGTCAAGTAAAAGCAAATCTTCGGAGAGCTCATCTAAGACTAATTTAAATGAAAGTGTTTTGAAAAGAGCGTTGTCATCGAACGCTGAATGGCCCGACAAG GAGGAGTTCCTGGACGTCATATATTGGATGAGACAAGCCATAGGTATTGTGCTAGGTCTCTGTTGGGGGTTATTACccttgaaaggatttttgggcTTATTAct TTTTGTAGTTGTAAATGCAGCAGTGATATATGTGTATGTGAGCAGCTTTCAAAATGTAGACGAGGAGGAGTATGGAGGCATGTGGGAGATCACCAAAGAGGGTTTCATGACTTCATTTGCTGGATTCTTG gTCACATGGATAATCATGTTCACAGGTTTACATGGAACCAGTGGTTTATGa